The following proteins come from a genomic window of unidentified bacterial endosymbiont:
- the rplC gene encoding 50S ribosomal protein L3 has protein sequence MIGLIGRKVGMTRIFTEEGVSIPVTVIEIEANRVTQVKTVKNDGYCAIQVTTGSKKASRLNKPEAGHFAKVSVPAGRGLWEFTMTPEASFVVGQAISVEQFANVKKVDVTGTSKGKGFAGAVKRWNFRTQDMSHGNSLSHRAPGSIGQNQTPGRVFKGKKMAGHLGAERVTVQSLEIVRVDAEKNLLLVKGAVPGATGGDLIVKPAVKA, from the coding sequence ATGATTGGTTTGATCGGCCGTAAAGTTGGCATGACCCGTATCTTCACCGAAGAAGGTGTTTCCATCCCGGTGACGGTGATTGAAATCGAAGCCAACCGGGTTACTCAGGTTAAAACAGTAAAAAATGATGGGTACTGCGCTATCCAAGTGACCACTGGTAGTAAAAAAGCTAGCCGACTCAATAAGCCAGAGGCGGGTCATTTTGCCAAAGTCAGCGTACCGGCAGGCCGTGGCCTGTGGGAATTCACCATGACCCCTGAAGCGAGCTTTGTCGTTGGTCAAGCGATCAGTGTTGAACAGTTTGCTAACGTCAAGAAAGTGGATGTCACGGGCACCTCTAAAGGAAAAGGGTTCGCCGGCGCTGTTAAGCGTTGGAATTTTCGTACCCAAGATATGTCGCACGGGAACTCTTTGTCACATCGAGCACCGGGATCCATTGGTCAAAACCAAACGCCAGGTCGTGTCTTTAAAGGTAAAAAAATGGCAGGTCATTTGGGTGCGGAGCGAGTCACGGTGCAGAGCTTGGAAATAGTACGTGTGGATGCTGAGAAAAACCTATTGTTGGTCAAGGGCGCGGTCCCCGGTGCAACTGGAGGAGACTTGATTGTGAAACCGGCTGTCAAGGCGTAA
- the rplD gene encoding 50S ribosomal protein L4: MELAIQDAPNTLKVAETIFARDFNEALIHQVFVAYQAGGRQGSRAQKSRSEVTGSTRKPWKQKGSGRARAGSVKSPLWRSGGVTFAAKPQNYEQKVNKKMYRGALRSILSELVRQGRLVVVEAFTVEAPKTKLLVQKLKAMALDNVLIVTNVLDKNLLLATRNLTTVDVLEVAALNPLSLITFDKVLMTTEAVSQLEELLA; this comes from the coding sequence ATGGAATTAGCAATACAAGATGCGCCTAATACTCTAAAGGTCGCTGAAACAATTTTTGCGCGTGATTTTAATGAAGCGCTCATACACCAAGTCTTCGTTGCCTATCAGGCGGGTGGACGCCAAGGAAGCCGAGCTCAGAAAAGCCGGTCTGAAGTGACTGGATCCACTAGGAAACCCTGGAAACAAAAAGGCAGTGGTCGCGCCCGGGCCGGTTCAGTTAAAAGCCCTTTATGGCGTTCTGGTGGGGTCACTTTTGCCGCCAAGCCTCAAAATTATGAGCAGAAAGTCAATAAAAAGATGTACCGCGGCGCCTTGCGGAGTATCCTCTCGGAGTTAGTGCGTCAAGGGCGCCTAGTGGTTGTGGAGGCCTTCACGGTAGAAGCACCAAAAACCAAGCTATTGGTGCAGAAACTCAAAGCAATGGCCTTAGACAACGTGCTCATCGTCACCAACGTGTTGGATAAAAATTTGCTGTTAGCCACTCGTAATTTAACGACAGTAGATGTTTTGGAGGTGGCAGCGCTCAATCCATTGAGCTTAATCACCTTTGATAAAGTGCTCATGACCACCGAAGCCGTCAGTCAACTTGAGGAACTATTAGCATGA
- the rplW gene encoding 50S ribosomal protein L23, protein MISEERLLRVLRSPHISEKATRVHEKNNTVIFKVAKEATKAQIKAAIKKLFSTDVQSVQTLIVKGKVKRRGGRVGRCSDWKKAYVTLKAGQSIALPDGTQ, encoded by the coding sequence ATGATCTCCGAAGAGCGTTTACTGAGGGTGTTACGTAGTCCGCATATCTCTGAAAAAGCGACTAGGGTTCATGAGAAAAACAACACCGTTATTTTTAAAGTTGCTAAAGAGGCCACTAAAGCGCAGATCAAAGCAGCGATTAAAAAGCTGTTTAGTACTGACGTGCAGTCTGTTCAGACTTTAATCGTCAAAGGAAAAGTCAAACGGCGTGGTGGTCGAGTAGGACGTTGTAGTGATTGGAAAAAAGCCTACGTGACCTTAAAAGCCGGTCAGTCCATAGCGTTGCCCGACGGTACGCAGTAA
- the rplB gene encoding 50S ribosomal protein L2: MAVIKCKPTSPGRRHMVKVVNPELHKGKPHAPLLQKKSNTGGRNNHGRITTRHIGGGHKKHYRLIDFKRNKDGISAVVERLEYDPNRSANIALVLYKDGERRYVLAPKNLKAGSLIQSGNDAPIKIGNALPMRNIPVGSVVHNVEMKPGRGGQLARSAGAYVQLVARENAYVTLRLRSGEMRKVLADCRATIGEVGNAEHMLRELGKAGASRWRGIRPTVRGTAMNPVDHPHGGGEGRNFGKHPVTPWGVQTKGKKTRHNKRTDSYILRRRSQ, from the coding sequence ATGGCTGTTATTAAATGTAAGCCGACCTCCCCAGGCCGCCGTCATATGGTTAAGGTCGTCAACCCTGAACTGCATAAGGGAAAGCCGCATGCGCCGTTACTGCAAAAAAAGAGTAATACCGGCGGCCGTAACAACCATGGACGGATCACCACACGCCATATCGGTGGGGGACATAAAAAGCATTATCGTCTGATCGATTTTAAAAGAAATAAAGATGGCATTTCGGCGGTCGTTGAACGTCTGGAGTATGATCCCAATCGCTCGGCCAATATTGCGCTAGTGCTCTACAAAGATGGTGAACGTCGTTATGTCTTGGCCCCTAAAAATTTAAAGGCTGGATCACTCATTCAATCCGGCAATGATGCCCCTATCAAAATTGGTAATGCCTTGCCGATGCGCAATATCCCAGTTGGCAGCGTGGTCCACAATGTGGAAATGAAGCCAGGGAGAGGCGGGCAGTTAGCCCGATCAGCCGGTGCTTATGTACAGCTGGTCGCGCGTGAAAACGCTTACGTCACGTTGCGTTTGCGCTCAGGTGAGATGCGCAAGGTGTTGGCAGATTGCCGAGCCACGATTGGTGAAGTCGGCAATGCAGAGCATATGTTGCGTGAGCTGGGTAAAGCAGGGGCTAGTCGTTGGCGTGGTATTCGTCCGACCGTTCGCGGTACGGCAATGAATCCGGTGGATCACCCGCACGGTGGGGGGGAAGGTCGTAACTTTGGTAAACACCCCGTCACTCCCTGGGGTGTGCAGACTAAAGGTAAAAAGACCCGCCATAACAAGCGTACTGATAGCTATATCCTACGCCGCCGTAGTCAATAA
- the rpsS gene encoding 30S ribosomal protein S19, with protein sequence MPRSLKKGPYIDLHLLKKVEKAVESGDKKPIKTWSRRSMVIPQMIGLTIATHNGRQHVPVFVSEEMVGHKLGEFAPTRTYRGHAADKKVKKR encoded by the coding sequence ATGCCACGTTCTCTCAAGAAAGGTCCCTACATTGACCTGCACTTGCTGAAGAAGGTAGAGAAAGCGGTGGAAAGCGGAGATAAAAAGCCGATTAAAACCTGGTCTCGTCGTTCGATGGTCATTCCACAAATGATTGGTTTAACGATAGCTACCCACAACGGTCGCCAGCATGTGCCGGTCTTCGTCTCTGAAGAGATGGTAGGGCACAAGCTGGGTGAGTTTGCACCGACCCGTACGTATCGTGGTCATGCAGCTGACAAAAAGGTTAAGAAGCGCTAA
- the rplV gene encoding 50S ribosomal protein L22 has protein sequence METIAKHRYARTSAQKARLVADLVRGKRVAQALDILTYTNKKAADLTKKVVESAIANAEHNAGADIDELTITKIYVDEGPSMKRTLPRAKGRADRILKRTSHITVVVSDR, from the coding sequence ATGGAAACTATCGCTAAACATCGTTACGCGCGCACCTCTGCTCAGAAAGCGCGGTTAGTTGCTGATTTGGTTCGTGGCAAGCGGGTTGCACAAGCCCTAGATATTTTGACCTATACCAATAAAAAGGCGGCTGATCTCACCAAAAAAGTGGTGGAATCTGCCATTGCCAATGCTGAACACAATGCTGGCGCAGATATCGACGAGCTGACAATCACTAAAATTTATGTTGATGAAGGCCCCAGTATGAAACGCACCCTGCCAAGGGCTAAAGGGCGCGCTGATCGCATCTTAAAGCGCACAAGCCACATCACTGTGGTTGTGTCTGATCGCTGA
- the rpsC gene encoding 30S ribosomal protein S3, translating to MGQKVHPIGMRLGIVKPWNSTWYANSKDFADNLDSDFKLRQFLNKKLAKASISRITIERPAKTIRVTIHTARPGIVIGKKGEDIEKLRQAIGDIAQVPAQVNIAEVRKPELDAKLVADSIASQLERRIMFRRAMKRAVQNAMRVGAKGIRVQVSGRLGGAEIARTEWYREGRVPLHTLRADIDYSLSEAHTTYGIIGVKVWIFKGEILGGMVASQQTEKPAVQPKRQHRKGRK from the coding sequence ATGGGCCAGAAAGTCCATCCAATTGGTATGCGACTGGGTATTGTAAAACCCTGGAACTCTACCTGGTATGCTAATAGTAAAGACTTTGCTGACAACTTGGACAGCGATTTTAAATTGCGTCAATTTTTAAATAAAAAATTAGCCAAAGCGTCAATCTCGCGGATTACCATCGAACGTCCAGCGAAAACAATCCGCGTGACCATTCACACGGCTCGTCCTGGTATCGTCATTGGTAAGAAAGGCGAGGATATTGAGAAACTCAGGCAAGCTATTGGCGATATTGCGCAGGTTCCAGCGCAAGTCAATATTGCTGAAGTCCGTAAACCGGAACTAGATGCCAAGTTAGTCGCTGATAGCATCGCATCGCAATTAGAGCGGCGGATTATGTTTCGTCGTGCCATGAAGCGTGCAGTACAAAATGCTATGCGGGTTGGTGCTAAAGGGATCAGGGTGCAGGTGAGTGGCCGTCTAGGCGGTGCAGAAATTGCACGTACAGAGTGGTATCGAGAAGGGCGTGTTCCTTTACATACACTCCGTGCCGATATTGATTATAGCCTCAGTGAGGCGCATACCACCTATGGAATCATCGGGGTCAAAGTGTGGATCTTTAAGGGTGAAATCTTAGGCGGCATGGTAGCTTCTCAGCAGACTGAAAAGCCTGCGGTGCAGCCGAAGAGACAACATCGTAAAGGCCGTAAGTAA
- the rplP gene encoding 50S ribosomal protein L16, which produces MLQPKRTKFRKMQKGRNRGLGKGVEVSFGTFGLKAVDRGRLTARQIEAARRAMVRGIKRQGKIWIRVFPDKPITKKPLEVRMGKGKGSVEYWVALVQPGKMLYEVGGVSEELVREAFRLAAAKLPIKTTFVSKAVMS; this is translated from the coding sequence ATGTTGCAACCAAAACGCACCAAATTTCGTAAAATGCAAAAAGGTCGCAATCGCGGCTTGGGAAAAGGTGTCGAGGTCAGTTTCGGCACCTTCGGTTTAAAAGCAGTGGATCGAGGACGTTTGACTGCTAGGCAAATTGAAGCGGCCCGTCGTGCCATGGTTCGGGGCATTAAACGTCAAGGAAAAATCTGGATTAGAGTCTTTCCTGACAAGCCCATCACCAAGAAGCCTTTAGAGGTTCGGATGGGAAAAGGGAAAGGAAGTGTTGAGTATTGGGTCGCTTTAGTGCAACCTGGCAAGATGCTGTATGAAGTCGGCGGTGTTTCTGAAGAGTTGGTACGTGAGGCCTTTAGGCTAGCGGCTGCAAAATTACCGATCAAAACCACGTTTGTCTCCAAGGCGGTGATGTCATGA
- the rpmC gene encoding 50S ribosomal protein L29, producing MKASVLREQSAEALQAQLLELLREQFNLRMQKASGQMKQLNRLREARRDVARIKTILTQKKVQDER from the coding sequence ATGAAAGCCTCTGTATTACGAGAACAGAGTGCTGAAGCCTTGCAAGCGCAATTATTGGAACTACTGCGTGAGCAGTTTAATCTGAGAATGCAAAAAGCTTCAGGCCAAATGAAACAGCTCAACCGGTTAAGAGAGGCACGGCGTGATGTGGCCCGTATTAAGACAATTCTGACGCAAAAAAAGGTGCAGGATGAGCGATAA
- the rpsQ gene encoding 30S ribosomal protein S17 produces the protein MSDKIRTLQGAVVSNKMQKSIVVAIQRKVKHPLYGKFIQRTTKLQAHDEDNACSIGDVVEIRQCRPLSKNKSWALVSIVEKAPL, from the coding sequence ATGAGCGATAAAATTCGTACGCTACAGGGCGCAGTGGTCAGCAATAAAATGCAGAAATCTATTGTGGTCGCCATTCAGCGTAAAGTGAAACACCCCTTATATGGCAAGTTTATTCAACGTACCACCAAACTGCAGGCGCATGATGAAGATAACGCCTGTAGTATTGGGGACGTTGTTGAAATTCGCCAATGCCGGCCATTGTCTAAAAATAAGTCCTGGGCCTTGGTGAGTATTGTGGAAAAAGCGCCGTTATAG
- the rplN gene encoding 50S ribosomal protein L14, whose protein sequence is MIQEQTMLTVADNSGARRVMCIKVLGGSRRRYAAVGDVIKITIKEAIPRGKVKKGDVLKAVVVRTRKGIRRPDGSVLRFDSNACVLLSNNNEQPIGTRIFGPVTRELRSEKFMKVISLAPEVL, encoded by the coding sequence ATGATCCAAGAACAGACGATGTTGACAGTAGCGGACAACTCTGGTGCACGTCGCGTCATGTGTATTAAGGTTCTGGGTGGTTCACGCCGTCGTTATGCCGCTGTCGGTGATGTTATTAAGATCACCATAAAAGAGGCTATCCCACGCGGAAAAGTTAAAAAAGGGGACGTTCTCAAAGCGGTGGTCGTGCGCACTCGCAAGGGAATACGTCGCCCAGATGGCTCGGTGCTGCGTTTCGATTCCAATGCGTGCGTTTTGTTAAGTAACAATAATGAGCAGCCCATTGGAACCCGTATTTTCGGACCGGTCACGCGTGAACTGCGCTCTGAGAAATTTATGAAAGTAATCTCTTTGGCCCCGGAAGTACTATAA
- the rplX gene encoding 50S ribosomal protein L24, with the protein MATKIRSNDEVIVLAGKDRGKRGRVTQVLPTGKVIVENVNLVKKHQKPVPALGISAGIVEKEAALQASNVALFNAATGKADRVGFRFENDKKVRFFKSSGETIK; encoded by the coding sequence ATGGCAACCAAAATTCGCAGTAATGATGAAGTCATCGTATTAGCAGGCAAAGACCGTGGTAAGCGGGGACGAGTGACCCAGGTACTGCCGACAGGCAAGGTCATTGTCGAGAATGTTAATTTAGTTAAAAAACATCAAAAACCAGTACCAGCGCTAGGAATTTCAGCCGGTATTGTTGAGAAAGAGGCTGCTTTGCAGGCCTCTAATGTTGCGCTATTTAATGCAGCGACTGGTAAAGCGGACCGGGTTGGTTTTCGTTTTGAAAACGACAAAAAAGTGCGTTTTTTTAAATCTAGTGGCGAAACGATCAAATAA
- the rplE gene encoding 50S ribosomal protein L5, whose protein sequence is MAKLHDYYKEQVVQQLKEQFGYASVMQVPRIDKITLNMGVGAAVADKKILESAVASLAAISGQKPVVTKARKSVAGFKIRQGYPIGCKVTLRKKLMWDFLERLNTIAIPRIRDFRGLSPKAFDGRGNYSMGIRDQTIFPEIDYDGVDKQRGLDVTISIIARSDKEGHALLAAFNFPFRKEEKKVE, encoded by the coding sequence ATGGCGAAACTGCATGATTATTACAAAGAACAGGTAGTCCAACAGTTAAAAGAACAGTTTGGCTATGCCTCTGTCATGCAAGTCCCGAGGATTGATAAAATCACTTTGAACATGGGTGTCGGCGCAGCAGTTGCGGATAAGAAAATATTAGAGAGTGCAGTGGCTAGTCTAGCAGCTATTTCAGGGCAAAAACCAGTGGTGACCAAAGCCCGTAAATCGGTTGCAGGCTTTAAAATTCGCCAAGGGTACCCGATTGGTTGTAAGGTCACCTTGCGGAAAAAGCTAATGTGGGATTTTCTTGAACGTTTAAATACCATTGCAATCCCACGGATACGTGACTTTCGTGGTTTAAGCCCAAAGGCATTTGATGGCCGGGGTAACTACAGTATGGGTATCCGTGATCAGACCATTTTTCCCGAAATAGATTATGATGGCGTGGATAAGCAACGAGGTTTAGATGTCACGATTTCGATCATCGCGCGCTCTGATAAAGAAGGCCATGCATTATTAGCTGCCTTTAATTTTCCGTTCCGTAAAGAAGAAAAGAAGGTAGAGTAA
- the rpsN gene encoding 30S ribosomal protein S14, which translates to MAKQSMKAREVKRTQLVKKFATKRAELKAIISDKAISEESRWSAVLKLQLLPRDSSPSRQRHRCRQTGRPHAFLRQFGLSRIKVREAAMRGEIPGLRKSSW; encoded by the coding sequence ATGGCTAAGCAGTCAATGAAAGCACGTGAAGTGAAGCGTACTCAATTGGTTAAAAAGTTTGCTACGAAACGTGCCGAGCTTAAGGCTATTATCTCTGATAAGGCTATTAGCGAAGAGAGTCGCTGGAGTGCTGTTTTAAAATTACAGCTGTTGCCGCGTGACTCCAGTCCTAGCCGTCAGCGGCATCGTTGTCGTCAGACTGGCCGGCCCCATGCTTTTTTGCGACAGTTCGGTCTATCACGAATCAAGGTGCGTGAAGCCGCCATGCGCGGTGAGATACCTGGCTTAAGAAAATCAAGCTGGTAA
- the rpsH gene encoding 30S ribosomal protein S8: MSMQDPIADMLTRLRNGQSANKSVVTMPASKLKLAIAQVLKAEGYIKDFVTTDTVKPSLEITLKYFEGQPVLETIQRVSRPGLRIYKKRDELPKVMGGLGIAVVSTSKGIMTDRAARQACLGGEIICYVA; encoded by the coding sequence ATGAGCATGCAAGATCCGATTGCGGATATGCTGACCCGCCTCCGTAATGGTCAATCAGCGAATAAGAGCGTAGTCACTATGCCCGCTTCTAAGTTAAAACTGGCGATTGCTCAGGTTTTAAAAGCAGAGGGTTACATTAAAGATTTTGTAACAACAGACACCGTTAAGCCGTCTCTAGAAATTACTTTGAAGTATTTCGAAGGGCAACCGGTACTAGAAACCATTCAACGGGTCAGCCGACCCGGGTTACGCATCTACAAAAAGAGAGATGAGCTGCCCAAAGTGATGGGGGGGTTAGGGATTGCTGTTGTTTCAACCTCCAAAGGGATCATGACTGATCGTGCAGCACGCCAAGCCTGTTTAGGTGGCGAAATTATCTGTTACGTCGCCTAA